In uncultured Bacteroides sp., the following proteins share a genomic window:
- a CDS encoding S41 family peptidase, with the protein MIKRFFLGVLALSAILTVSADEGRLLRFPNIHGDNIVFSYAGDLYSVNKQGGTARKLTSNIGYEMFPHFSPNGKQIAFTGQYDGNTEVFVMPAEGGEPKRLTYTATLGRDDLGDRMGPNNIVMDWTRDGKSVLFRTRQNTFNDFTGQLLTVPIDGGVPTEIPLKNGGFSTYSPDGKQLAYNYVFREFRTWKRYQGGMADDIRIFDFNTKESKKITNHVRQDVFPMWNQNGDEIYFLSDRDDVMNLYVYQLSTQQTRQLTFYKDYDIKFPSIGGDQIVYEYGGYIYRFDTKSKTASKVTVEINNDQEYSRPEWKDVSSQISSYSVAPNGERVLLTARGDVFSLPGKEGITYNLTNSSDANDQNALWSPDGKQLSYVSDKDGEFRIYVRNAATCEEKIVTKDIKTYIIDYSWSPNSQKILWSDKRNTLNITDIATGKTTLVEESGVGLIDEFNWSPDSRFITYARPEKAMNNVIIYDVETGEKHVITDGWYNSGTPNFSSNGKYLVFQSARTFNPTYGETEWNHVYNNMCKVYILPIKSDAKIPFTPVNDMIGQTAAPKEEIFKQVGVEKKGFEKKANIISYSFQDAVELPIQAGYYRNLHMVGQKVYYNRGGSTFVYDLEKKVETDLGANIVFGNGYKKALAIKDQKIQVIDVPTAAVNINEPINLGDMRKRIDYHQEWMQIYNESWRQMRDFFYAPNMHGVDWNKVYEKYKALIPYVNHRTDLTYIIGEMIGELSIGHAYSQNGEHPTPTRIPMGMLGANFTKDTSGYFKVESITAGANWDKSTRSPLTMPGVNVKKGDYIIAINEHSLKDVKDPQELLIGLAGKTTELTVNIVPSEKGARTVLVTPLADVAKLNYYNWVQENTRKVNEASNGEVGYIHIPDMGVDGLNEFVKHYYPQLMKKALIIDDRGNGGGNVSPMIIERLMRVPTFFTMHAGQKEGSVNPVGTFMGPKVLLINEYSASDGDLFPYRFKYNKLGTVIGKRTWGGVVGYSGTVPVVDGGSIVTPSYAPYAVDGSGFIIEGRGVEPNIEIENDPYKDYMGEDQQLSKAIEVALDKLRTEKQEIPAIPAFPDKSKRNK; encoded by the coding sequence ATGATTAAAAGATTCTTTTTAGGCGTACTTGCCCTTTCGGCTATATTGACTGTCAGCGCAGACGAAGGCAGACTGCTGCGATTTCCCAACATTCATGGCGATAATATTGTTTTCTCCTATGCAGGAGATCTTTATTCCGTGAACAAGCAGGGAGGAACAGCGCGTAAATTAACTTCGAACATCGGTTATGAGATGTTTCCACATTTCTCACCGAATGGTAAACAGATTGCTTTTACCGGACAGTATGACGGAAATACGGAAGTATTTGTAATGCCTGCGGAAGGTGGAGAGCCTAAGCGACTCACATACACGGCAACTTTAGGCCGTGATGATCTTGGTGACCGAATGGGCCCCAACAATATTGTGATGGACTGGACACGCGATGGAAAGAGTGTTTTGTTCCGTACTCGTCAGAATACATTCAATGACTTTACCGGCCAATTACTCACAGTTCCCATTGACGGAGGTGTTCCTACAGAAATTCCTTTGAAGAACGGAGGGTTCTCCACCTATTCACCAGACGGAAAACAATTGGCATACAACTATGTGTTCCGCGAATTCCGTACCTGGAAAAGATATCAGGGAGGAATGGCCGATGATATCCGCATCTTCGATTTTAATACCAAAGAATCAAAGAAGATCACAAACCATGTAAGACAGGACGTTTTCCCTATGTGGAACCAGAATGGAGATGAGATTTATTTCCTTTCCGACCGCGACGACGTGATGAATCTTTACGTTTATCAGCTTTCTACCCAGCAAACCAGGCAGCTTACCTTTTACAAGGACTATGATATTAAGTTTCCAAGCATCGGTGGTGACCAGATTGTATACGAATATGGCGGTTATATCTACCGTTTCGATACAAAAAGTAAAACAGCTAGTAAGGTAACAGTCGAGATTAATAACGATCAGGAATATTCTCGTCCGGAATGGAAAGATGTTAGTTCACAGATTTCCTCTTACAGTGTAGCGCCTAATGGCGAACGGGTACTTCTTACAGCTCGTGGAGATGTTTTTTCTCTGCCTGGAAAAGAAGGGATCACTTATAATCTCACCAACTCATCGGATGCAAATGATCAGAATGCACTTTGGTCTCCCGATGGCAAACAGCTTTCATACGTATCTGATAAAGACGGTGAATTCCGTATATACGTGCGCAATGCAGCTACCTGTGAAGAGAAAATTGTAACCAAAGATATAAAGACTTATATCATAGACTATTCATGGTCGCCTAATTCACAGAAGATTCTTTGGAGCGATAAGAGAAATACACTAAACATAACTGATATAGCTACAGGAAAAACTACTTTAGTGGAAGAATCGGGGGTGGGACTCATTGATGAATTCAATTGGTCACCCGACAGTCGCTTCATTACTTATGCCCGTCCGGAAAAGGCTATGAATAACGTAATTATTTACGATGTAGAAACTGGTGAGAAACACGTCATTACTGACGGATGGTACAATTCAGGTACGCCCAACTTTAGTTCTAACGGTAAGTACCTTGTATTCCAGTCGGCCCGGACTTTCAATCCCACATACGGAGAAACAGAATGGAACCACGTGTACAACAACATGTGTAAGGTCTACATTCTCCCAATAAAGTCGGATGCCAAGATTCCTTTTACACCTGTGAATGACATGATTGGCCAGACTGCTGCACCAAAAGAGGAAATTTTTAAGCAAGTGGGCGTAGAGAAGAAAGGATTTGAAAAGAAAGCTAACATTATAAGCTACAGTTTCCAAGATGCCGTTGAATTACCTATTCAGGCAGGCTATTACCGTAACCTTCACATGGTAGGACAAAAGGTATACTATAACCGTGGAGGAAGTACTTTTGTTTACGATCTTGAGAAAAAAGTCGAGACTGATTTAGGCGCTAACATTGTTTTTGGCAATGGATATAAAAAAGCACTAGCCATAAAAGATCAGAAAATACAGGTGATTGATGTTCCAACAGCAGCCGTAAACATCAACGAGCCTATCAATCTGGGAGACATGAGGAAGCGGATAGATTATCATCAGGAATGGATGCAAATCTACAACGAAAGCTGGAGACAGATGCGCGATTTCTTCTATGCACCCAATATGCACGGCGTTGATTGGAACAAGGTTTATGAGAAATACAAAGCTCTGATTCCTTATGTGAACCACCGTACAGACCTCACCTATATCATTGGTGAAATGATTGGCGAACTAAGCATTGGTCATGCTTATTCACAGAATGGCGAACACCCTACTCCTACTCGTATTCCGATGGGTATGCTGGGAGCAAACTTCACAAAAGATACATCCGGTTACTTCAAAGTTGAATCCATCACCGCAGGAGCCAACTGGGATAAATCAACCCGCTCTCCGCTCACCATGCCGGGAGTTAACGTGAAGAAGGGCGATTACATTATTGCTATCAACGAACATTCACTGAAAGATGTTAAGGATCCTCAGGAACTATTGATTGGACTGGCCGGAAAGACTACCGAACTTACAGTTAACATTGTTCCTTCCGAAAAAGGAGCCCGCACCGTTCTGGTAACTCCGCTGGCCGATGTTGCCAAGCTGAATTACTATAACTGGGTACAGGAGAACACCCGCAAGGTGAATGAAGCAAGCAACGGAGAAGTGGGCTATATTCATATTCCTGACATGGGAGTTGACGGACTGAATGAGTTTGTGAAACATTACTATCCGCAACTAATGAAGAAAGCACTTATTATTGATGACCGTGGTAATGGCGGTGGTAACGTATCGCCAATGATTATTGAGAGACTGATGCGTGTTCCAACTTTCTTCACCATGCATGCCGGACAAAAAGAAGGCTCCGTAAATCCGGTTGGTACATTTATGGGCCCCAAAGTATTACTGATAAATGAATATTCAGCTTCTGACGGCGACCTGTTCCCCTACCGTTTTAAATACAACAAGCTGGGAACAGTGATTGGCAAGCGCACCTGGGGAGGTGTAGTTGGTTACAGTGGCACAGTTCCCGTTGTGGATGGCGGCTCCATTGTAACTCCATCTTATGCTCCTTATGCTGTCGACGGAAGTGGCTTCATTATTGAAGGCCGAGGCGTAGAGCCAAATATTGAAATTGAAAACGATCCGTACAAGGACTATATGGGAGAAGATCAGCAGTTGAGCAAAGCAATTGAAGTTGCATTGGATAAGCTGAGAACAGAAAAGCAGGAGATTCCAGCAATTCCGGCATTTCCCGATAAGAGTAAAAGAAACAAATAA
- a CDS encoding cysteine hydrolase family protein produces MEKAEALLIIDMQKVAFTVTRYDSESVTRRIARLAEQFRLKNKKVIFIQHNGEVDNYCYPNTEEWEIISELPVQPEDIVVEKRANDSFYKTNLEEILRTHNIEKLYITGCATDFCVDATVKTALTKDYDITIVSDCHTTADRPFCKAKTLIDFYNWLWADLTKTKYKIKVVPVAEVNID; encoded by the coding sequence ATGGAAAAAGCAGAAGCCTTACTGATTATCGACATGCAAAAAGTTGCATTTACCGTTACACGTTATGATTCAGAGAGTGTAACTCGTAGAATAGCCCGGTTGGCAGAGCAATTCCGCCTGAAAAATAAAAAAGTAATCTTCATTCAGCACAACGGAGAGGTGGATAACTATTGCTACCCTAATACAGAAGAGTGGGAAATTATATCTGAACTTCCTGTTCAACCGGAAGATATTGTGGTAGAAAAACGAGCTAACGATTCTTTTTACAAAACAAATCTGGAAGAAATTCTGAGAACACACAACATTGAAAAGCTATACATCACCGGTTGTGCAACAGATTTTTGTGTAGATGCCACTGTAAAAACAGCTTTAACAAAAGATTATGATATAACCATTGTAAGTGATTGCCACACAACAGCCGACCGTCCGTTTTGCAAAGCAAAGACTCTGATTGATTTTTATAACTGGCTTTGGGCTGATTTGACAAAGACAAAATATAAAATCAAAGTTGTTCCGGTAGCAGAAGTCAATATTGATTAG
- a CDS encoding LytTR family DNA-binding domain-containing protein has product MSPIRCLLVDDEELALDVLEIYIDRLEGFEVAGRCTDTFGANCFLQENKVDLVFLDIQMPKINGMEWIKSQENPPKVIFCTAFDRFAVESYEVNAVDYLLKPISFERFEKAVLKAAEIINLERDKVVSDKDEFITVRSERKLYKIAVDEIIYIHSLSNYYKIVTPDKRIVVYGSLSALENKLPSSQFIRIHRSYLVAMKRIEAVSNTSVLISGKELPVGRKYKSSIEALYPQKND; this is encoded by the coding sequence ATGAGTCCTATACGTTGTTTATTAGTTGATGATGAAGAGCTGGCGCTCGATGTTCTTGAAATATACATTGATCGTCTGGAAGGTTTCGAGGTAGCAGGACGCTGTACTGATACTTTTGGAGCAAACTGTTTTTTGCAGGAAAATAAAGTTGATTTAGTTTTTCTGGATATTCAGATGCCGAAGATTAATGGTATGGAGTGGATAAAAAGTCAGGAGAATCCTCCAAAGGTGATCTTTTGTACTGCATTTGATCGTTTTGCAGTAGAAAGCTATGAAGTAAATGCCGTTGATTATCTCCTGAAACCTATCTCATTTGAACGATTTGAAAAGGCGGTTCTTAAAGCTGCAGAAATAATCAACCTTGAACGAGATAAGGTAGTTTCCGATAAAGATGAATTTATCACAGTCCGCTCTGAGCGTAAACTTTATAAGATTGCTGTTGATGAGATTATATATATCCACAGCCTTAGCAACTATTATAAAATTGTAACTCCCGACAAAAGGATTGTTGTTTATGGCAGTCTTTCTGCTTTGGAGAATAAACTGCCTTCTTCGCAGTTTATTCGTATACATCGTTCTTATTTGGTGGCAATGAAACGAATAGAAGCTGTATCAAATACCTCGGTTCTTATTTCAGGAAAGGAATTGCCTGTTGGGAGGAAGTACAAGAGTAGCATTGAGGCTCTCTATCCTCAAAAGAACGATTGA